Sequence from the Gemmatimonas sp. UBA7669 genome:
TTTGCGCTGGCCGCGCTCGTCTACCCGCCACACACCCGTGAGGCCGTCCACGCGGGTGGAGGCGAGCCCCAGCGCCGCGAGTCCGCGGATGATGGACTCTTCGACCTGCCGCAGATACCAGTGCAGGTCCTGCTTGTGGCGCTTGAGATCGACAATCGGATAGGCGACCAGTTGCCCGGGTTCATGCACGGTTACGTCACCACCGCGCTCCACGTCGCGCACCTGAATGCCGCGGGCCTCGAGGGACTCGGCGCTGGCCAACAGGTGATCGGGTTTGCTGCGACGGCCGAGCGTGACCACCGGCGGATGCTGGACGAGGATGAGCAGGTCCTCGGACAGTTCGCCACTGATGCGGGCCGCAAGCGCGCGCTTCTGGTAGGCCCAGGCGTCGTCGTAGGGGCAGAGGCCGAGGTCGACGACAAGCAGTGATTGCGTCATTGGCGGGATAACCGATCAGTTCCGGGCTTTGAGTTCAGGTTTCGAGTCATGAGTTGACCCAAAACTCCAAACCTGAACTCACAACCCGGAACTGATCAGTTGAACTCAATCAGGCGTGCAGCATCTTGCCGAGGCTGTCGAGCACGGCCTCGCCGATGGCTTCCGACAGCGTCGGGTGCGCGTGCACGGCCAGATCGATTTCTTCGACGGTGAACTCGTTCTCGCGCGCCACCACGAGTTCGTGAATCATTTCGGTGGCATGCGCTCCAATGATGTGCGCCCCAAGAATCTCACCGTGCTTGGCGCCGCGGATGATCTTCACGAAGCCGTCGGTCTCGCCACTGGTACGCGCACGGCCGTTGGCGCTGAAGGGGAACTTGCCGACCTTGTAGTCGAGCTTCTGTTCCTTGCAGGCCTGCTCGGTGAGGCCGATGCTGGCCACTTCCGGATGGCAGTAGGTGCAGCTCGGGATGTTCTGGTAGTTGACGAGATGCGCGTGCTGCCCGCCCAGCAGATCCGCCAGCACATGGCCTTCGCGCGAACCCTTGTGGGCCAGCATCTGGTTGCCCGCCACATCGCCGATGGCGTAGTAGCCCGGCACGCTGGTTTCGAACTTGGCGTTGACCTTCACGAAGCCGCGCTCGCTCTTGGCAATGCCCACGGTTTCGAGTCCGATCTTCTCCACGTTGGGCGCGCGACCCGCAGCCACCAGCACCTTCTCCACCTCGATACTGTGCGTGCTGCCACCGGCTTCCACGGTCAGCGTGGCACCCGTCTTGCCAACCTTCACGTTGGTGATCTTGGCGCCCGTGAGCACCTCGATCTTGCGCTTCTTGAAGGCCTTGGCGAGTTCGGCGCTGCAGTCGGCGTCCTCGATGGGCAGGATGTTGGCGGCCACTTCGATGATGGTGACCTTGGTGCCGAAGCTCGCGAACACGTCGGCGAATTCCACGCCCACCGCGCCCGCACCCACCACGGCCATCGTGGCCGGCGCCTTCTCGGCCACCAGCACGTCATCGCTGGAGAGCACGACGTTCTTGTCGAGTTCGAGCCCCACCTGCGGCAGGCCCTTCACGCGCGAACCGGTGGCGATGACCACGGCCTTCTTCGCTTCGTGCGTTTCCTTCTTGCCGTCGGCGCCGGTGACCGTGACCTTCTTGCCCTTCTCGATCACGCCCTCGCCGCGGATCCATTGCACCTTGTGCTTCTTGAACAGGAACTCGACGCCCTTGGAGTTCTGCGTGCTCACGCTGCGCGAGCGCTTCATGGCCGGACCGAAGTCGAGCGTGATGCCGTCAATGGTGATGCCGTGCTCGGCGGCCTTGCCCAGCTTCTGCGCGAGGCCGGCGCTTTCTAGGAGGGACTTGGCGGGGATGCAGCCC
This genomic interval carries:
- the lipB gene encoding lipoyl(octanoyl) transferase LipB; the encoded protein is MTQSLLVVDLGLCPYDDAWAYQKRALAARISGELSEDLLILVQHPPVVTLGRRSKPDHLLASAESLEARGIQVRDVERGGDVTVHEPGQLVAYPIVDLKRHKQDLHWYLRQVEESIIRGLAALGLASTRVDGLTGVWRVDERGQRKLASIGVHARDWVTWHGVALNVSNTLATFDHTVPCGIDGVTMTTVAREFERLGLPGPSLGAVQEAVVRGFGEVFGLEIVPLATGLSLSDGN
- the lpdA gene encoding dihydrolipoyl dehydrogenase; amino-acid sequence: MASFDVIVLGGGPAGYVCAIRCAQLGMQVAVIEREALGGTCVLWGCIPAKSLLESAGLAQKLGKAAEHGITIDGITLDFGPAMKRSRSVSTQNSKGVEFLFKKHKVQWIRGEGVIEKGKKVTVTGADGKKETHEAKKAVVIATGSRVKGLPQVGLELDKNVVLSSDDVLVAEKAPATMAVVGAGAVGVEFADVFASFGTKVTIIEVAANILPIEDADCSAELAKAFKKRKIEVLTGAKITNVKVGKTGATLTVEAGGSTHSIEVEKVLVAAGRAPNVEKIGLETVGIAKSERGFVKVNAKFETSVPGYYAIGDVAGNQMLAHKGSREGHVLADLLGGQHAHLVNYQNIPSCTYCHPEVASIGLTEQACKEQKLDYKVGKFPFSANGRARTSGETDGFVKIIRGAKHGEILGAHIIGAHATEMIHELVVARENEFTVEEIDLAVHAHPTLSEAIGEAVLDSLGKMLHA